From Candidatus Binatus sp.:
AGCGATCACGCCCGACAGAATCGAGAGCGCGGTGGTCTTGCCGGCGCCGTTGGGACCCAGCAGGCCGACGATCTCGCCGGCGTTGACGGTAAACGACACGCCGTCGAGCGCAACGCGGTGGCCGTAGCGCTTGCGGAGATCTTCGGCGCGGATCATGGGGCCCGGGTTCATTGATAATGAACCACGGACGCGCGGGATTTCAGATCGGCATTCAGCGGTAACTCACCATCTCGAGCAGATTGCCGTCGGGATCGAGGAAGTAGATGCAGTCGTGATCGCCCCAATCGATCGGCGCGGCGCTCTCGACCCCGGCGGCCGCGAGCCGCTCGCGAGCCTGGGCAAAATCGCTCCGCTTCACCTTGAACGCATGATGCCCGCGGCCGAGCGGGTGCGCGATTATCGCCCGGCGCGCGGCGGCGCCCAGCGAAGGCCGGGACACCTCGAACAGGGCAAGGTTCTGGCCGCCGCAATCGAGCAAAACCTGATCGCCAAAACGGTTGACGACTTCAAGCCCGAGGACACCGCTATAGAAGCGCTCGGCGCGCGCCAGGTCCGCCACCTCGATACCGAAATGATCCAGCCGCTCGAGTTTCATCGCAGGCACCCGATCAGATTATCCACGAGAGTCGACGGTTAGGAAAATGCGGCCAGCGTGCGGCTTTCCAGGTGGGGGCGCTTCGATGCGATTGCGCGTTGCTTCTCGCGGCGGATGAAGGCGGGATCGAAAGTCACGATCAAGACGGGCAGAATGGTCATCGCACCAAGCATCGAAACGAACATCCAGACCGCCAGCAGCAGGCCCATTTCGGCGTCGAAGCGGATGCTCGACCAGTACCAGAACAGCACCGACGCGACCAGCGTCAGCGCGGTGAATGCGACGGCCTTGCCCGAGGTGATCAAGGCAGAATAGGTACTGCCCTTGAGATCGCGGCCGAGTGCGAGTTCTTCGATAATCCGGCTTACGATGTAGATCGAATAGTCAATCCCGAATCCGACGCCGACAGTGACTACCGGCAGAGTATTAATGTTGATACCGATGTTATGTGCGCCCATGTAGGCATTGATAGCGGCGTTGGCGAGCGCCAGCGGGAATAGCAAATAGAGTCCCGCCATGAACGAGCGATAGGTTATGAGTATTATTATGTAGATAGTGGCGAACGCGAGCAGGTTGAGCAAAACATCATTGTCGATGATCTCCTGGTTGGCCGCGGCGAGCTCGCCGATTATTCCCGCGGCGAGGGCAAACGTCACGCCGGGCACCTGATGCTTGGGTTCGGCGAAGAATCGCTGCGTGCGCAGCACCACTCGCTGGACGTTTTCGCCCTCGCGATCTTTGCAATAGACCGTTATCTGGGTGGCGTTGCGCCGTGGCGTGATGATGTACGCGGTTGACAGCGGAGAGGCGCCGGCCAGCAATCCGCCGAGCAGCTGTCCGGTCCCGCGCGTGGTGGTCGGCAGCACGTTCCACTTGGGCTGGAATTCCCTGAGCGCGGAGCCGCCGTTGGACAGCAGATCGGCAACCGAGAATGTGCGCCCGACCGCGGGATCCCGCTCCATGTGACGCTCGTACTCGTCCATGACGTGGTACAGCCTGGGATCGTTGAGCGATTCGCGCCGGTTGAGCTCCGCGACTACGACGAACTGCTCGATCGCGCCAAACTCGCTCTGGATCGCGGCCATCGAGCGGTTATACGCCGAGTTGGGCCACAGAATGGGCGATTCGGACGACGGGTCGCCGACCTTGAGTCCGGACCAGAAAAACGCGCACAGCGCAATCACCGCGATGGTGGCGGCGAAGGTGGCGATGCGGCCCGATCTTTCCAGCATCGGTTTGGCGATCGACTGCAGCATTCGTTTGAAGAAGCCATGCTCGCGCCGCTCGATCACGTCGATGCGCGGCGGGTCGAGGTAGTAGTACACGATCGGATTGAGTATCAGCTCGCTGACGATGATCGCGGCGATCCAGAAGCTCGCGGTGATCGCGAGTCGCTGCAGAAACAGAACCGGCACGAGCAGGATGACGAGCACGCCGAACGCATCGGTCAGAATTCCCGACAGCGACGGAACGAACAGCTCGGAGAAAGACGACAGGATCGCCCTCTCCTTGTCGCGCAGGCGGTAAAACTCTTCGTAGTACCGATCGTGCATCTGCACCGAATGGCTGACGGCGCGCGCGGTTATCAGGAACGGGATGACGAGCACCAGCGGATCGAGTCCGAAGCCGAGCAGCCGGATGAAGCCCAGGCCCCAGATGGCGCAAATTACGCCGGAGATCGTCGGCCGCAGCGCACCGCGCCAATCGTGGAAATAAAGATAAAGCAGAACCCAGACAGCGAGCACCGTGGCGACAAAGATCCAGAGAAATTCCGGCGTGTAGTGGTACACCCATCCGTAGAGGATCGGCTGCCCGCCGACGTAAATGTGCACCGACGGGTCGCGCTCCCGGTCCACCACGATACGCCGAATCTCGTTGAAGATGTGTGTGTAATCCAGTCGCGTCTCGAGGAAGCTGCCCTCGATCACTGCCGCCTTGTCGTCGAGCGAAACGAAGCGGCCGAAGATCACGCCGGGATTTTTGTGGACGTTGCTCTCGAGTTCTTCCAGCTCGCCGGCGGTCTTGGGAATGTCGCCGTTGGGCAGCACCGGGGTATTGAGAATCACGCCGCCGGCCAGCGGGCGGAAATAGCTCGAGGTCGAGATCGAGCGCACCGAGCCGTGCTGGATG
This genomic window contains:
- a CDS encoding VOC family protein: MKLERLDHFGIEVADLARAERFYSGVLGLEVVNRFGDQVLLDCGGQNLALFEVSRPSLGAAARRAIIAHPLGRGHHAFKVKRSDFAQARERLAAAGVESAAPIDWGDHDCIYFLDPDGNLLEMVSYR
- a CDS encoding efflux RND transporter permease subunit, with the translated sequence MTWYRFGEWILRWRFIVLGVVGALTAFFGYYAAQTQLVTSFGELLPQNHPFIQVAHKYDRYFGSVNNVTIMIEAKEGTIYTPAIIGKIVQMTRDMDLVYGIQHGSVRSISTSSYFRPLAGGVILNTPVLPNGDIPKTAGELEELESNVHKNPGVIFGRFVSLDDKAAVIEGSFLETRLDYTHIFNEIRRIVVDRERDPSVHIYVGGQPILYGWVYHYTPEFLWIFVATVLAVWVLLYLYFHDWRGALRPTISGVICAIWGLGFIRLLGFGLDPLVLVIPFLITARAVSHSVQMHDRYYEEFYRLRDKERAILSSFSELFVPSLSGILTDAFGVLVILLVPVLFLQRLAITASFWIAAIIVSELILNPIVYYYLDPPRIDVIERREHGFFKRMLQSIAKPMLERSGRIATFAATIAVIALCAFFWSGLKVGDPSSESPILWPNSAYNRSMAAIQSEFGAIEQFVVVAELNRRESLNDPRLYHVMDEYERHMERDPAVGRTFSVADLLSNGGSALREFQPKWNVLPTTTRGTGQLLGGLLAGASPLSTAYIITPRRNATQITVYCKDREGENVQRVVLRTQRFFAEPKHQVPGVTFALAAGIIGELAAANQEIIDNDVLLNLLAFATIYIIILITYRSFMAGLYLLFPLALANAAINAYMGAHNIGININTLPVVTVGVGFGIDYSIYIVSRIIEELALGRDLKGSTYSALITSGKAVAFTALTLVASVLFWYWSSIRFDAEMGLLLAVWMFVSMLGAMTILPVLIVTFDPAFIRREKQRAIASKRPHLESRTLAAFS